From Microlunatus capsulatus, a single genomic window includes:
- the fucP gene encoding L-fucose:H+ symporter permease — protein MTTTDSDRPDVQDGRRADGSPRLVYPALVVPFVLLVTCFAAWGSAANLTDVLVGVFRKIFTGMNNFQSGLVQFAYYGAYFTLAIPAAFINKRYGYKTGVLTGLGLAAVGGLLFIPASRLLTYGLFLAALFVLAAGLSILETSANPFAIAMGPEETATRRLNLAQSFNPVGANIGVLLGAALILPNLTQEEDKAGLSPEQLVASQERDLGLVLGPYLGIALVLILIWLLIFFRKGMHSPVEDVEAAPGAQGSAGVLGRLVRNGHYRWGVVAQFFNVGAQVCTWSFTIQYAEEVVGWSAGAAGWALQASLLLFLFSRFLMFYLLGRIRPTKLLLVMAVLGVVLALVGVLSPNLVGLVCVVGISLSLSLMFPTIYGVALQGLGEDTKFGAAGLVMAILGGALLTPVMGAVADAGGFAIAFLVPAVALAAVAGYALFDLTTKRHSEALVSEV, from the coding sequence ATGACGACGACCGACTCCGACCGACCGGACGTCCAGGACGGGCGCCGCGCCGACGGCAGCCCGAGGCTGGTGTACCCAGCCCTCGTGGTGCCCTTCGTGCTCCTGGTGACCTGCTTCGCCGCCTGGGGATCGGCGGCGAACCTCACCGACGTGCTCGTCGGCGTCTTCCGCAAGATCTTCACGGGCATGAACAACTTCCAGTCGGGGCTGGTCCAGTTCGCCTACTACGGGGCCTACTTCACCCTGGCGATCCCGGCCGCCTTCATCAACAAGCGCTACGGCTACAAGACCGGCGTCCTCACCGGGCTCGGCCTGGCCGCGGTCGGCGGGCTGCTCTTCATCCCGGCCAGCCGGCTGCTGACCTACGGCCTCTTCCTCGCCGCGCTGTTTGTGCTGGCCGCCGGCCTGTCGATCCTCGAGACCTCGGCCAACCCCTTCGCGATCGCCATGGGCCCGGAGGAGACGGCGACCCGTCGGCTCAACCTGGCCCAGTCGTTCAACCCCGTCGGCGCCAACATCGGCGTCCTGCTGGGGGCGGCCCTCATCCTGCCCAACCTGACGCAGGAGGAGGACAAGGCCGGGCTGAGCCCCGAGCAGCTGGTGGCCAGCCAGGAGCGCGACCTCGGCCTGGTGCTGGGCCCCTACCTCGGCATCGCGCTGGTGCTCATCCTCATCTGGCTGCTGATCTTCTTCCGCAAGGGCATGCACAGCCCCGTCGAGGACGTCGAGGCGGCGCCGGGCGCGCAGGGCAGTGCGGGCGTGCTCGGCCGGCTGGTCCGCAACGGGCACTACCGCTGGGGGGTCGTGGCCCAGTTCTTCAACGTCGGCGCCCAGGTCTGCACCTGGTCGTTCACCATCCAGTACGCCGAGGAGGTCGTCGGCTGGAGCGCCGGTGCCGCCGGCTGGGCGCTGCAGGCGAGCCTGCTGCTGTTCCTCTTCTCACGGTTCCTCATGTTCTACCTGCTGGGCCGGATCCGGCCGACGAAGCTGCTGCTCGTCATGGCCGTGCTCGGCGTCGTCCTCGCCCTGGTCGGGGTGCTCTCGCCCAACCTCGTCGGCCTGGTCTGCGTCGTCGGGATCTCGCTCTCGCTGTCGCTGATGTTCCCGACCATCTACGGCGTGGCCCTGCAGGGGCTGGGCGAGGACACCAAGTTCGGGGCGGCCGGCCTGGTGATGGCCATCCTCGGCGGCGCCCTGCTCACCCCGGTGATGGGCGCGGTCGCCGACGCGGGCGGCTTCGCGATCGCGTTCCTCGTGCCGGCCGTCGCGCTGGCCGCCGTCGCCGGCTACGCCCTGTTCGACCTCACCACGAAGCGGCACAGCGAGGCGCTGGTCTCCGAGGTCTGA
- a CDS encoding S8 family serine peptidase — MRSRPALVGLAAALLLGLVPPAVAAPPAPPPTGSPTGPTAFRRTLAPGTAGRVTALPPGLRPDARVSALVQLDAAPTGVRGRAGAGGAVARRAVTRVQDAVVPRLEAAGADVGARLGTVLNAVQVRVRVRDLDRLAAVPGVRTVQVARVVHLANARSDQATTADETWDRLGRTGRGQVIGVVDSGLDYTHADFGGPGTRVAYERNDGAVVERGTFPTRKVVGGHDFVGDDYDPGATGPDAVPRPDADPLDCQGHGSHVAGTAAGGGVTAAGRPYTGPYTEAALKKAFRVAPGAAPQATLRAYRVFGCAHGAGDDVVVAAIDRAVRDGVDVLNLSFAASWGTADDLQTQAVRAATAAGVLVVAAVGNDGSRPYLAATPATADSALAVTAVDTESATRGKVARFSSGGPRRLDSAQKPDLAAPGVAVPSALAGSGSGSTRMSGTSMATPQTAGVAALVRQAHPTWTPAQVKAVLVSTASATAVTGYDSRRLGTGLVQARRAAAAKTYASTPTGLDSLAFGMNQLGGAYREKRTFQLTNRSTTSVRYGLRATFSSPVRGAALTFSPSALTLKAGRTATVTATLALSAAEVAALPGASASDRGSLSTLHGVVVATPRTATAAHPVLRTAFLSVPVPLSAVSAPASATAGATGDPAPIRLTNAGSHAGTATVYQALLSDPAGDASGTETADVTDLGVRAEPAPSGDPADRLLVLAVGEARGTSTHGPRTALVALDVDGDGAADFRVFSRDTGYQDRGVPDGTLTSFTVDAENHVVDRWTSSAPANGSTVLLPVLASSLGVTAASPPLGVQLAGFSELGAGQDDVTAVARFQPFRPALGQGPAVTVPAGGTATVPLRLDRTRLAGQTATGWLVVTPDDAAGLEADRVRLQRTPGSAAVVGNGG, encoded by the coding sequence GTGCGCTCTCGTCCCGCCCTCGTCGGCCTCGCCGCCGCCCTCCTCCTCGGGCTGGTGCCGCCGGCCGTCGCCGCCCCGCCGGCCCCGCCGCCGACCGGGTCGCCGACCGGGCCCACCGCCTTCCGGCGCACGCTCGCCCCGGGCACGGCCGGCCGGGTCACCGCGCTGCCCCCGGGCCTGCGCCCCGACGCGCGGGTGAGCGCGCTCGTCCAGCTGGACGCGGCGCCGACCGGGGTCCGGGGTCGCGCAGGCGCCGGAGGAGCGGTCGCGCGTCGTGCGGTCACCCGGGTGCAGGACGCCGTCGTCCCCCGGCTCGAGGCCGCGGGGGCCGACGTGGGGGCCCGGCTGGGCACCGTGCTCAACGCCGTCCAGGTCCGGGTCCGCGTCCGCGACCTCGACCGGCTGGCCGCGGTGCCGGGCGTGCGCACCGTGCAGGTCGCGCGCGTCGTCCACCTCGCCAACGCCCGGTCGGACCAGGCGACCACCGCCGACGAGACCTGGGACCGGCTGGGGCGCACCGGCCGCGGCCAGGTCATCGGCGTCGTGGACAGCGGCCTGGACTACACCCACGCCGACTTCGGCGGACCGGGCACCCGGGTGGCCTACGAGCGCAACGACGGCGCCGTCGTCGAACGCGGCACCTTCCCCACCCGCAAGGTGGTCGGCGGCCACGACTTCGTGGGCGACGACTACGACCCCGGGGCCACCGGCCCCGACGCCGTCCCGCGCCCCGACGCCGACCCCCTGGACTGCCAGGGCCACGGCTCCCACGTCGCCGGGACGGCCGCCGGCGGCGGGGTCACCGCGGCCGGGCGGCCCTACACCGGTCCCTACACCGAGGCGGCGCTGAAGAAGGCGTTCCGGGTGGCCCCCGGTGCGGCTCCGCAGGCCACGCTGCGGGCGTACCGGGTCTTCGGCTGCGCGCACGGCGCCGGGGACGACGTCGTCGTCGCGGCCATCGACCGGGCCGTCCGCGACGGGGTCGACGTCCTCAACCTGTCCTTCGCCGCCTCCTGGGGCACCGCCGACGACCTGCAGACCCAGGCGGTCCGGGCGGCGACCGCCGCGGGCGTGCTGGTGGTCGCTGCCGTCGGGAACGACGGCTCCCGGCCCTACCTGGCCGCGACGCCGGCCACCGCCGACAGCGCGCTGGCGGTCACCGCGGTCGACACCGAGTCGGCGACCCGCGGCAAGGTCGCCAGGTTCAGCTCCGGGGGACCCCGCCGGCTCGACTCCGCCCAGAAGCCGGACCTGGCCGCGCCCGGGGTCGCGGTGCCGTCCGCGCTGGCCGGCTCGGGCAGCGGCAGCACGCGGATGTCGGGCACCTCGATGGCGACCCCGCAGACCGCCGGCGTCGCCGCCCTGGTCCGGCAGGCCCACCCCACCTGGACGCCGGCGCAGGTGAAGGCCGTCCTGGTCTCGACCGCCTCGGCGACGGCCGTCACCGGCTACGACTCCCGCCGGCTGGGCACCGGGCTGGTCCAGGCCCGCCGGGCCGCCGCGGCGAAGACGTACGCGTCGACCCCGACGGGGCTCGACAGCCTGGCCTTCGGGATGAACCAGCTGGGCGGCGCCTACCGCGAGAAGCGGACCTTCCAGCTCACGAACCGCTCGACGACGTCGGTCCGCTACGGCCTCCGCGCCACCTTCAGCTCCCCCGTCCGCGGCGCGGCGCTGACCTTCTCGCCGTCCGCCCTGACGTTGAAGGCCGGCCGGACGGCCACGGTGACGGCGACGCTGGCGCTGAGCGCGGCCGAGGTCGCGGCCCTGCCCGGGGCGTCGGCGTCGGACCGCGGGTCGCTGAGCACCCTGCACGGCGTCGTCGTCGCCACCCCGCGCACCGCGACCGCCGCCCACCCGGTGCTGCGGACGGCCTTCCTCTCGGTACCCGTCCCGCTGTCCGCCGTCAGCGCACCCGCGTCGGCCACCGCCGGGGCGACGGGCGACCCGGCGCCGATCCGGCTGACCAACGCCGGCTCGCACGCGGGCACCGCCACCGTCTACCAGGCCCTGCTGAGCGACCCGGCCGGGGACGCGTCCGGCACCGAGACGGCGGACGTCACCGACCTCGGCGTCCGCGCCGAGCCGGCCCCCAGCGGCGACCCGGCCGACCGCCTGCTGGTCCTCGCCGTCGGCGAGGCCCGCGGCACCTCCACCCACGGCCCGCGCACGGCCCTGGTCGCCCTCGACGTCGACGGCGACGGGGCGGCCGACTTCCGGGTCTTCAGCCGCGACACCGGCTACCAGGACCGCGGCGTCCCCGACGGCACGCTGACCAGCTTCACCGTCGACGCGGAGAACCACGTCGTCGACCGCTGGACCAGCTCGGCGCCGGCGAACGGCTCGACGGTGCTGCTGCCCGTGCTGGCCAGCAGCCTCGGCGTCACGGCCGCGAGCCCCCCGCTGGGCGTCCAGCTGGCCGGCTTCAGCGAGCTGGGGGCGGGCCAGGACGACGTGACCGCGGTGGCGCGCTTCCAGCCGTTCCGCCCGGCGCTGGGCCAGGGACCGGCAGTGACGGTGCCGGCCGGCGGCACCGCGACCGTGCCCCTCCGGCTGGACCGGACCCGGCTCGCGGGGCAGACCGCCACCGGCTGGCTGGTGGTCACCCCCGACGACGCCGCCGGGCTGGAGGCCGACCGGGTGCGGCTGCAGCGGACCCCCGGCAGCGCCGCCGTCGTCGGCAACGGCGGCTGA